ATATGCTTCAGCCATCTAGCCTTTTCACTATCAAACTTGGCTCTCTTTTCACTCAGCTGCTTCTCTACTTCATCATGCTTGTgcctgtagagagcttcagCACCACCTGAGTGTAGAATCATTCTTTGCTCAGCATCCAACTGGTTTTTTTCAAGGAGTGGTAGTTGTCTTATGAAttctaagtttttcttttcattttcttggttttcttttATTCTATCCAGCTCCTTGATAGCTTCTTCTTGCGTTTTACCCTCAGCAGTCAAGGCTAAAATGTCAATCATTTGGTGTTGATGACCTGCTGGGGATTGGATAGTTAGAGATTCAGCAGAGAACGAGGTGGCAGCAGCTTGAGATTCCTTGAATAATCCAGACTCAGTGAGCTGTTTCCTTTGACTATCAGTCATTGGAGTGATTTCAGCATTTGCCAGATACTGTCTATGAAAGATTGGCAACATCTCACGAGATCTGTCTTGAGCCATTTCCTGAGCGAACCCAGCTTCCCATACAACCTTCATGGTCTCTGGTTCCAACTGCTCAGCTTCACATGTTTCAGGCTGGGGAGATTTGACAATAATTTGCTGCTCCCCTTCAGCATTAACATTTTCCTCAgtctccccctcagcaccagCAGGGGGAACTTCATCATTTAttcttgtctccccctcaacatcagCAGGGGGAGAGTTAACCTTGTCCTCACTGACAGCCACTATTGCCAGTTCATCTTGTTTATCAGTGGCCGTAGCAGTGTTTTCTTCACATGCAACCTTGTCAGCTGAAGCTTCATATATGTCATTTACTGCTTTGTTAATAGCTTCGCTGACAAGTGCCATCACGGCAGCAtcaactttctcccccttggaggtagtatcattaataACTACCTCCACTGTTGCTGTTGGAGTTGCCTGCTATTGAAGAAGTTGGGACAGCATCTTCTTAATGTCCCCAACTTCTTGCTCCAGGTGCATTTGGCGCTTACTATCTTCCTCAGTGAAAGAGACTTGAGTAGGAAGACTGGCCATTTGAGTCTCCAAGGCATTTATGGCCTTGGTGTTGCATTCAACCTGGGAGATAAGAGGAGAAACCAGGTCAGCAACCCTTTTCGCTTCAGCAGCAGTAGATTCACTGCTGCTGGATGCCTTCTTTGCTGAGAACCCTCGAATGGCCTGTTGATCCTTTTTGATAGCATTTGTATAAGTGCGCAGCTtctcttgatcagcagccatagaGACAGATTTTTCCTTAAGAGTTTCgatgctggcagtgttttcgttctgcttgctgtaccagctctccaagatcttcaccaatctgtcatcttcatgagttTTAAGTTGAACAGCCagtgtggcagccttggtgagatcatttaatTGGTGCTCCACCCTGGCCAGCCTGTCAGAAGAGTTAGTGGAGTAAGAGATACCCAACTCTTTGACAGTTTGAGAATCGATAGGCTTGGCAGCAGAAGAACAGCCAGGAACACTTTGAAAGGAATAGGGCATGCCAAGGGAGGGCATAGTGTTCACTGGTTGCAAGGGTGGAGTCTGAGGTCTGGCAGAAAGAGTCAGCACCTCAGTTTCTTCAGTATTAgctgctgcattatcatcagcagcagcttcttcaacattttcattGATGGCTGCTGTATTTACATCAacagcagcagcctcttcatcaacctccatatcacttgcctcaatttcatcagcctggttggaggaatccagctggaattcatcagCAACAAACTCTCCCAACTCAATCACTTTCATCATTACTAACATCTCCTTCAGCATCACCTTCAAGATTTTCACCAACAGCACCTAACCTTTCTTCAAGAGCAAAATTTAGAGGGGTAGGGGAACTGtgtgcctcagcttcagtgtgttgttccaccaaagcatcatcggccgtagactttgttgtctctagcatcacctgtgatatggctgctgacaacgactcagagggttgagaagaagaggaGGGAATAATTTGTTTGGtggactcaactctaatgggctggggtggcccttgatcttcaccaactaTGCCTatagaagtttgaggtggctgctttcggttaccctttttctcgtcagcagccttttttgaggttgctgatgggctggctgggtctctattgtccttgggcagtgaggacttcttaaccttagttgttttgccctttggtactcgctgctgctgttttgggacaacagcaggaggtgaagtggaagaagatacAAGTGTTTTGgctttcttgggagctttggaggttgctggggggattatcagcataccagctccagtaGGGTTAGGTTTATAGATTTCAGGATATACAGAATAAAGTACCTGCCTTATAGCTGGAGTGAGCACAGCATACTTGGAGTCAAATTGCTCAGGGTCGCAAGCAAGAGTTTTATATACAGAGCTCGCCACCCTTGGAGAGAGAAGATAGTGAGCACCTTCAGGAAGATATTCTTCCTTCAGTTCATGCTTGAAGATCAGCGATAGAAATCTTGAAAATGGTACAGAGCTTGACCTGTTCCTTATGGTGACCTTTCCCTTTAGGTCTTCAAAAATGACACTGGCAAAGTCTATATTTCGACCATTTGCCAGTGCATAAATCATCTGCATTTGagcagcagtggcttgatcaaatGAGCCACTATTTCCACCAAGGCACTGGATAACATGAGTAAATAGCAACCTCCAGACCCCAGGCAAGAACTTCTTTTGTGGGTTGCTATGAACAGGTGTGGGTGGAACTGTGTTAGATCCGTACCCAATGGACAGCAGCCATTCCTTCCACACATTTGTTTCTACAAGTCCAACAAATGGTCGTTCTTCAGTCTGATTGGGAAGACGAAGAACTTGTCTCAGTAGATCCACAGAGATAGATATAGTACGTGTCCCTTTCATGACGGTACCAGTAATGGTACTATTTGCAACTttataatcacatgtccaccagaaTTCCCTTAGGAGGTGGACAGCTATTTCTTTAGGATCGCTATAAATAGGCCTTCTAACTGGGCATCCCATTATGAAGTCGAGCATTGAGAAGtaacctttgatttttgaagggatctcttcagatcccagatagttatTGGCCTTGATAACTAGCTTAGaggcttggaaagacacttgaTTAAAAGGATcaatgccttcattatcatagATTTTGGAGTTGAGATAAGAAAGATTTTGTTGTTCAGGAgcagatgaagaagccattttagatgagagtgaagatgaaagaaaattaGAAGATGAATGTTTTGAGGGAATATGAAAGATTTGAGAGAAATTTAGAAATTTGAGAGAATATGAGAGATTTAGGGAGTTtagagagaaagaaatgaacgtaaaagaaggtgaagaggaagagatttgcatatatatggcatggatatgggtcccatgactgcaaaaagtgagtcgtcatgtgtactctctttcatacgtggcaaaaaaaattatattaaattgtgAGACACTATTTATATGTACGTATGAGAGAAGTATGATGTGACTATATGgaccacgatttcaactgtactcaagttcatacggcgcgtacagtgtacaagttgcccatttgggagaaaatcgaggtaatcgtttgagatatatataataaaatattaacaaaaatacgtagtggagTACACTCAGATAaattgaggtatccactgaagagtttatttaaaaataatgattaccaagttttaatcagcaccacaaaGACAGAGAGGGTGGATGCTGATGaacattaaacaatttttagcaaattgtcagccatcaacggattttataagtctttaccagcagccgtttgctgctggactagatagggactttcaacaCCCTATtgcttttattatgcttttttccaaagcatcagggatcaacggattttataagtctttaccagcagccgtttgctactggactagatagggactttcagcaccctattacttttgttatgctttttcccaaagcatcagggatcaacagATTTTATGTGTCGTTACCACAGCTGTTTGTTGTGGACtggatggaaacttttggctttccattgcctttattttgctttttcccaaagcaacagggatcagcgagtaaAAAGAAGAGCTCGCTGATGACTTTGACTTAAAAAGTCGCTGCTCATCTTCATAAAAGGAAGatgggcagcaaaacatgagtgatcatgttgcTGAATTTGTAGGATCACAATTTaacattcccaacctgctgacgagatccttgaatcttttttcatttaaaggtttagtgaagatgtcagcaagttggtcatcagtgggaatgaagtaaatttcaacatcccccttcatgacatgatcacgaatgaagtgatacctaatgtcaatatgcttagttttggaatgctgaacaggattatgtgtgatagcagtagcactagtgttatcacacatgatggggatcttagaaaaatttaggtcatagtcagcaagttggtttttcatccaaaggacttgtgcacaacaacttgctgcaaacacatactctgcttcagcagtggagatggaaactgtatgctgtttcttactagaccaactagtcagccttccccccaacagttgacatccaccactagtacttttcctatctaacatgcaactagcatagtcagaatcagagtatgcaactaaatCAAAGTTagaatccttgggataccagagacctagagaggaagtccctttaAGATATTTAAAGATACGgttgacagcgagaagatgagactccctgggtgatgcttgatatcttgcacaaaaacaagtagcaaacatgatgtctggacgactcgctgtgagatacatcagtgagccaatcatcccacgatagaaggtggggttcacatgctgaccatcaaggtcagcatggagattgtttggaggagacatgaGAGTAGGCTTTGtggtgatattagacatatcaaatttggccagcatgtctcgtatatacttttcttggtttataaagatgccatcagtgagctgacgaatttgtagaccaaggaagaaggttagctcacccattatactcatttcaaagtgagaagacattagtgagctaaatttattgcaaagtttcttgctggaggatccaaatatgatgtcatcgacatatatttgcacatagagaacatgagcaccctttctatagataaagaGGGTGCTGTCTATAGATTCTCGttgaaactcatgagaaagaataaattcagagagagtgtcataccaagctctgggagcttgtttaagaccatataatgctttataaagatgatagacgtggtttggcttggttagatcttcaaaaccaggtggctgctccacataaacttcttcttcgagttttccatttaggaaagcactcttgacatccatttgatatatacagtgaagtttcgataagcagcatgtgtcaggaataagcgtattgcttcaagtctagctactggagcaaaggtttcgtcatagtcgacaccttcttcttgaaggtaaccttgagctactaacctagccttgttgcgtataacaacaccatcttcctCCATcttattcctataaacccatttagttccaatgggttctttgccaggaggaagaggaactaagaaccagacatgctgtctttggaattgtgttagttcttcttgcatggctgcAACCCacgatgggtcaaccatggcctctccaatattcttaggagtgatcattgacaagaaattaacatatagacatgtgtttctagtcgctgatctagtcacaataccctgctgaggatcaccaataatttggtgagtagatgacttgaagtccatttaagtgatgggacacttgatgaacctagagtggCAGCGGGAGTCATTTTTATGGGATCAGCtggagaagaataagaggagaaatcaatggtaattgaaggatcaagaggagtttgatcagtggagccatttgactgatttgagttatcaatgatggggtcatcagcagactccatgtCTTTAGTGTTAGCTGaggcatcatgaaactcatcatcagcagagtcatcaacttgcacatcaccagccagtgatctaggtttggctgatgcagcatggattgaccttaagataggctcaactggctcaatcgtatagatatgagtagcaacttgctccagctcagggtCAGCCAGACtgtcctcagtgagttgctgatcaagaggaggtgagcaagaagcatcaacaaatgagtcagcatcctccttaggaggattagtgaactcattgaagatctcttcagtagaagatggctggatatctttaagagcaaatgagctttcatcaaaagtaacatgaatggattcatccactttttgaagtagagtattgaatactctaaaagctttgctaatggaagagtatccaacaaagtaaccatcatcagctttaggatcaaatttgcctaaatgatccttattattaagaataaacacaggacagccaaatacatggaagtatttgatttgaggtttctttcctcttaaaacttcatatgctgttttgtcatgtcttttaacaatgagacatcgattttgagtgtgacaagcagtgttgactgcttcagcccaaaacctactgggaagagaggactcactgagcatagtacgtgctgcctctataagagttctatttctcctttcagcaacaccattttgcttaggagttctagtggaagagaagttttgtgagatcccttgatcagcacaaaaagtttcaagagtatggtttctaaactcagtgccatgatcacttctgagttctttgacccttatgctgttgagattttccattttcttaatgaatttgataatttcatcagcagcatcactcttagaattaagaaaaattgtccaagtatatcgtgaatattcatccacaattactaaagtgtatctgctaccctttagactttggacattcactggtccaaaaaggtccatgtgaagaaggtgaaagcaacccttaacagagttagcttgtttagttttgaaagtagctctatggcatttgcctttttcacaagcaccacaaagtctatctttttcaaaggacagaggaggaaggccacgaacaaggttccttttggccagtgagtttatggttttgaagttcacatgcaacatacgcttgtgccataaccaatttaactcggatgctgacttagcaaagaaacaagtctcaccaTCAGTCTTGaaaggagtgaagtctacaagatatacatctctttttcttggtgcaaccaagacgacttctttgttgatgtttactacagtgccttgatgtttatcaaggattaccttgtagtcagcatcacatagttgacttatgctgatgagattatgctttaatccatttacataagcaactttagagaattttatgaggccattagaaagaagaccatacccttcagtctgtccagtggagtagtcaccaaacaccactgtaggactAGGTGCCTCAGTATAGTTATCCATCAGGGACTTAGAGCCTGTCATTTGTTTTGAAcaaccgctgtccaaataccacactcctttacctagcgagccctgcatggatgaaaaGAAAGGATTTAGGGTTCACTTTGTTCATCCGATGctatgtcagcaggattaaCTGAAGGTACTTCAGGGGAGGATATTTGGTCTTCAGAGAAAGCCTCCTCAAGAGTAGTGTGATTTCCTACAGAGACAGTAGTGTTATCTTCATTGGAGGGCATTATGGTGGCTTCATATCTACGAAGATATGCACAGCTGCTCACTACATCAGGAGCGCTATACTCAACCAGCATTGGAGGTTGTCCCCAAGCGCTAGAAATAACCCTCTCAGAATGGGGAATTTCAATGCGCTGAGCTGCAATGTATTCAGAAATGCTTGCATTTGTGACAGAGGAGGTGTCACTGATAGCAGGctcagtagagaggttctcactgatccgTGTAGAGGATGAAGATGTTTCAATAGCTGCAGAGATGTCTAGTTGAACTACAACCGCTGGAGCATCTCTTGGGCTAAATAAAAcacattcagaggcaacatgtcctctgctactacaaagatagcattttttgtcagagggATTGCCATGGTTCTGAATGAGAAAGTCCCTTAGCTGAGAGGAAAGATCATTTACTCGCTGAGtaagttcatttatttgaggagtagaggaagaggaagccttgctcttttgcttagacttggacttattcctttgtctaagtttaggagggggcattcgaggaacaggaccaaggatggattcaccatgatgattttgaggattttgatgtcctctaatcatggtccatgcttgctttccAACAGGATAGGAAGAAGAGGGACCTTGCAGAGACTGATTCACATGGTTAGGAGTTGTGGATCTGACTTGACATTTTGGAGAGACTGACCTCATTTGTCTATGGGGTAAGTACTCCTTGTTGGACACTGAGGATTGACTGTGCTGAGAGGGCACTTGTCCTCTTTGTGGAGTAATATGTctcatttgctgatgtggcaaatgtcctcgctgaggagttataggccttaCCTGCTGATGAGGAAGGTGTCcccgctgaggagttataggcctGTTTTGAGAAGGCAGTCTTCCTCTTTTAGGAGTAACATGCCTTAGATTAGATTTTGAAGGCATAGATTGAGATGCTATAATAGTTTGAGCATCAGTATGCACAGCCTTTGTGGGAAGTACATGCTGGTGTCTTACATCAGCGAACCTAACCCTTCTGTTCATTAGATGATCAAACATTGAATCTGCATGGGTAGGTTCCAGCTGAGAGGAAGATTGGGCACTAGAATGTTGCTGAACGACATGATTGACTCGCTGAGGAgtaccatagtcatagggagtgatatgtcgtattttatgcccatttcccatagcttaaagtgtcGTTTAGTGAGGATTATGAGtcattttcgtatacatttggtgcgtttatggtatttgttagtgtttcaggtaaAAACAGGTACCGAAGCGATATTTTGCAGAAAACAGAGTTTCTGGAGGAAAATTGATGTTTACGGATGTTTCATGTGGCTCGTAGGTAAAGAATCGAAGAAAGTCAAGACTGGTCAAAAGTCAATGCTGGTCAACCTAAGAGTGCGACGCACCTCATGGAGTGCGTCGCCGTTTTGTTTGTCGTGGAAACAAGTGCTTCGCAGTTCAGTCAAAGTGCGACGCACATTCTCTATAGGCGACAAGAGGCCAGTCAacgaagtcaaagtcaataaaagtcaaaaggaAAGTGCGACGCACTTAgtgaggtgcgacgcacctgggcGCCGAATTTGTCCAGTTTTCTGAATCATATAAATAGCtgcaaaaacattccaaaaatTTATCTTTCACTTTTCAGACGATTTTAAGAGCTTTTCCTagggtttatcttatttttcatcattgtgGAGGATCAAAGACTCGTTCGGAATCATTTCGTTATTcgtttttcaatcctttgtattcggtaacaatgaattctttcGTTTTGATATGTTATTTCATATCTAATATGAGTGgttaatcgccttttcatccatcttgatggagtgagacattatgtagggattgcacaatatttattaattcaagtgatttgatttaacgttttgtcgtgaacttaatctattaattctttgttattcaattattgattgcggatgaTTTGTGCTCATTGCTTattgacgactaggatttgggtataagttattttgattgcttagtcagaagcaattggttctatgacgggcacggtagagggtaatcaatagttgataagaattaacgggttgacggttgggtacagtcgataggcaaaattgttatctaaaatgaccaaaaccattgtttaactagggaagttataaaaaggcgtctcggggtaccggtcttaataatgaaactagttattACAAGAGAAtgaaataagttgttaacttgacgggtacggggtttgGCAATAGATTTGAGTCTCGGTCGTTGAATCACCAAATTGAATCTGAACTTCATCAaaagtgcaatcctaacattctgttgagcgaaatcaagatgggtgacctttaaattcttgttttaaactacaatctctttttcgattaatcctttgggattactaattttcaactaactacttgcatTGTGAcaactcggccacaaaaccccccattttacttgaatcattaaacgtttctacaaatgcttgtttaagtccttgcgaacgatctcggcttaccattTTTCATTATACTGCATAcaatcaggtacactgcctgtgagtgtgtagttatcagtatttttcggtaaatcgtgttataaatttaaagctagatttctcACATCAGGGAGCagcaatagtgcttcttttaaagggctcAGCACCTTTTGCAGATAGacgctgaggagcaatgggtacatacccATCACTTGAGATATCCCCTTTAAAGATTCTTGGAGGAGAATGTTGTATTCTtccttcatgtggcatcatgccaacaatgggaagatgggagaacatgtcaaaagtactgGTTGAGGAACTGGTACTTTTAACATTTGAGGAAGAGGGCACACTGGTGGATGCTGTAGCCTTAAAatccatctcagcatggtagtcattttgtcccttgacaaaataccactttttcatctcttcttGAGAGATGGAGGATGAACAGGGTGGAGGAATAGagatttcaggctttacatcatcattaaaagaGTCAGCGATAGAGGCAGCAACAttaaaattgccaccaatcactgcctgtacttgagcagggacttgctcgctcaagcattgatgatgaaatttggaagcctttgaccaggaggtcacaatcttctttagattagaaacttcagccttgagagtttcattctcaagttggagtttcttagtcatcaactcatgagattgaagttcaacatgaacatttttcaatttcacaagtttttcagatttttcacttaactctactccagcagagttaacTTTAGATTGAAGTttagcacgtagactttctacgaaccgaagatcacaagacaaggactcaataattttggtcttgtcttgattagaagaggaagaaagaagagGGTGTACCTTTTTAATAGTGACGTTCACCtactgactagaggagacttgatcctttgtcagagcattactgtcagcaagtgccatgaGGCACATGGCATtaacataatcgtcatcatcagaatcatctgagtcagcccaatcatgttcctcAGCAATTAGACCTTTTGCTGGAACTTTGGCATCTTCTGTTTCAACCACCTTagccttcagctgatagtatttgttcctatattcatcagcagatttggaaGGATTAGTTTTGGGAGCAGCAGGATTGGGAATAGAGACTCTGCACTCCttctggtagtggccttttctgccacacctccagcactcttcctgtgatttatcaacaggaggtttgaggggagcaACCGTTTTGAGATTGTTCCACCTTTTGGAGTATCTTCTACCAGCAAcaagggcaaagcccatgaagtcattgaacaaatcttgtttttcttcatcatccagctcatcaaTGAGGGTCTGAATAGGTGCTGGAAGATTTGAagtactggcaccatcatagagatcgatgggctcagtagaaacaagagcgatagggtcagaaataggatgagagGAGATGCTGACagaggaaaaagaagaagaagggccaacatgtcttttggcatcagcagaggctcgaatattttgagccaatgctctttcttcaaattgaagagtgccaaaaagttcttcaagatcaaaatcttggattttcttcgttgtacgaagagtttgtcttaagttttgccacttaagaggaagagagtcgatgaatttatgacatacttcaaagttatcatgagtaatgccaacatttgtcatatcattgagcaaccctttaaagcgagtataggtgctctcaagactttcatcaggaagagagaagaagttttcataggctcttttcaaatcaattttcttgattttgatgaggtcagcagatccttcataggtgctaACAAGTCtgtcccatacttcctttgaagagggatacttgatgactagtttcatgatttcagtgggaagagtaacgataatcatgtttttcaatctagcatcaagatttaccagctttctttcttcatctgtccattgaacCTTTGGTTTAACCAGGTTAGtgactatctcaggagcttcaggtgtagctcctggagtcctttggacatacatcggtacgtatagaccctcagttaatatggtcattaaatagggttccacaccgaagatgtgaagaagcatcctctccttccaagacccaaaatctttgggctcgaacttaggaggtgtcgacacgtagccaaagtcacgtgtgttcacaaggctgggaacagaagacatgttcttgttttagaaagagaagatttcaaaaagaattaaagaacagaagttttaaatgtaaacacaagaaggcaaacagatcttgttccaatgatttaggaacggtggctctgataccacttgatggtccacgaatgcacaacttatgttatatttaaattagacaagaaagtaaataagcaagtaaataacaagaacaatatcaagttcaattgtagtacatcaatgcaaggataatcatatgtatcattgattaaacgatgactacatggttgatcttacacacttgacttacaagaatacaaaagaacaaaggtaattgctaagtctagacacactaaaaacttaaacaattacaagtgacacacattttcaaggtgactaacacacttgatacaatgcggctgtgttgctttatataaaggaagaattagggcaacacagccttcctttgatagagatagatggtggttgtcgacattccattggctccttgtacttccaagcaagagcctttgtcttctttaccaaaatgggtatgaaagagaagacccaagttttggtcccaacaaaTACCTTTTCCAGttaaggtatgttacagttgaaagaaccaccatgtgactcttgtcatcatatggtttgaatactttccgtcatgacaaacatttggtcaGCATGCAACCCGCTGaggagagtcactggactcactgaagacttgctgactatacatgtcagtgagtaagtcttatcagcgaatccaggTCTCAACAAAGACGCCTTATCAGCACGTACCTAACTTTATTTTGAAAATCCAACATAGATTGGTgctttatttttgtatatattatagtAGTAGCATTTTCCATTTGTACACTCACATATATACTAATTATAAACGATGTAGATTTTCAAAACAGTTAATATATTAAGGAAAATTCTAAATAAAACTTTAACGGTTGTAGTTAACAtgcaaaaaaaaagttgtaactTTTGATATC
The sequence above is drawn from the Erigeron canadensis isolate Cc75 chromosome 4, C_canadensis_v1, whole genome shotgun sequence genome and encodes:
- the LOC122595256 gene encoding thioredoxin domain-containing protein 2-like, yielding MFDHLMNRRVRFADVRHQHVLPTKAVHTDAQTIIASQSMPSKSNLRHVTPKRGRLPSQNRPITPQRGHLPHQQVRPITPQRGHLPHQQMRHITPQRGQVPSQHSQSSVSNKEYLPHRQMSPRDAPAVVVQLDISAAIETSSSSTRISENLSTEPAISDTSSVTNASISEYIAAQRIEIPHSERVISSAWGQPPMLVEYSAPDVVSSCAYLRRYEATIMPSNEDNTTVSVGNHTTLEEAFSEDQISSPEVPSVNPADIASDEQSEP